In Gorilla gorilla gorilla isolate KB3781 chromosome 12, NHGRI_mGorGor1-v2.1_pri, whole genome shotgun sequence, the following are encoded in one genomic region:
- the CGREF1 gene encoding cell growth regulator with EF hand domain protein 1 isoform X6, with the protein MESQGQTLKCSISSCPTPSSQARSSSVLLYLFALHDYDQSGQLDGLELLSMLTAALAPGAANSPTTNPVSSAGWRSLHKGDPALWGFGLSHHNSFGLTHPILELAPIPICVPDRTSLRTATLCILGHICG; encoded by the exons ATGGAGTCACAAG gcCAGACTCTGAAGTGCAGCATCAGCTCCTGCCCAACCCCTTCCAGCCAGGCCAGGAGCAGCTCGG TTCTCCTCTACCTCTTTGCCCTCCATGACTATGACCAGAGTGGACAGCTGGATGGCCTGGAGCTGCTGTCCATGTTGACAGCTGCTCTGGCCCCTGGAGCTGCCAACTCTCCTACCACCAACCCGGTAAGCTCTGCTGGATGGAGATCCCTGCATAAAGgagacccagcactttggggcttTGGTCTTTCTCATCATAACTCTTTTG GCCTTACCCACCCTATATTGGAGTTGGCCCCAATTCCAATATGTGTTCCAGATCGGACCTCCCTGAGGACAGCAACACTCTGTATCCTGGGTCACATTTGTGGCTGA
- the CGREF1 gene encoding cell growth regulator with EF hand domain protein 1 isoform X5: MLPLMMTVLILLLFPTGQAAPKDGVTRPDSEVQHQLLPNPFQPGQEQLGLLQSYLKGLGKTEVQLEHLSREQVLLYLFALHDYDQSGQLDGLELLSMLTAALAPGAANSPTTNPVILIVDKVLETQDLNGDGLMTPAELINFPGVAPRHVEPGEPLAPSPQEPQAVGRQSLLAKSPLRQETQEAPGPREEAKGQVEARRESLDPVREPGGQAEADGDVPGPRGEAGGQAEAEGDAPGPRGEAGGQAEARENGEEAKVLPGETLESKNTQNEFEVHIVQVENDEI, from the exons ATGTTACCTTTGATGATGACAGTGTTAATCCTGCTGCTGTTCCCCACGGGTCAGGCTGCCCCAAAGGATGGAGTCACAAG gcCAGACTCTGAAGTGCAGCATCAGCTCCTGCCCAACCCCTTCCAGCCAGGCCAGGAGCAGCTCGG ACTTCTGCAGAGCTACCTAAAGGGACTAGGAAAGACAGAAGTGCAGCTGGAGCATCTGAGCCGGGAGCAGG TTCTCCTCTACCTCTTTGCCCTCCATGACTATGACCAGAGTGGACAGCTGGATGGCCTGGAGCTGCTGTCCATGTTGACAGCTGCTCTGGCCCCTGGAGCTGCCAACTCTCCTACCACCAACCCG GTGATCTTGATAGTGGACAAAGTGCTCGAGACCCAGGACCTGAATGGGGATGGGCTCATGACCCCTGCTGAGCTCATCAACTTCCCGGGAGTAGCCCCCAGGCACGTGGAGCCCGGAGAGCCCCTTGCTCCTTCTCCTCAGGAGCCACAAGCTGTTGGAAGGCAGTCCCTATTAGCTAAAAGCCCATTAAGACAAGAAACACAGGAAGCCCCGGGTCCCAGAGAAGAAGCAAAGGGCCAGGTAGAGGCCAGAAGGGAGTCTTTGGATCCTGTCCGGGAGCCTgggggccaggcagaggctgatgGAGATGTTCCAGGGCCCAGAGGGGAAGCTgggggccaggcagaggctgaagGAGATGCCCCAGGGCCCAGAGGGGAAGCTGGGGgccaggcagaggccagggagaATGGAGAGGAGGCCAAGGTACTTCCAGGGGAAACACTGGAGTCTAAGAACACCCAAAATGAGTTTGAGGTGCACATTGTTCAAGTGGAGAATGATGAGATCTAG